A segment of the Chryseobacterium scophthalmum genome:
TTTTAGGATTAATGATTCTGTCCCTTGAAGGAACTCTTGATTGTTGTGAATGCTCTGAAGCTTCCTCGGTAATTTCTTCTTCCTTTTTTTGCTCTAAATTTTCTACGAAATTGATTAATAGAAATAAGATTCCTGTGACGGTATCGATTGGGATCCATACATTTTTTCGATATAAATAAATTGGAAAAATAGGATTGAAAAGAATAAGAATGATGAGAAAAATTATACTAAAATAATATTGCTTAAAGCTTAAAGTATTGTATAAAACAATTAAAGCTCCAACGGAAACAAGAATTCTGAGAAAAGTATAATATTCTATAGGAATTCTGAAAATACCTACGAAACAACATATCGCACAGAAGGTGAGAAATGCTTTCATTTTTTATTATT
Coding sequences within it:
- a CDS encoding DUF6804 family protein — its product is MKAFLTFCAICCFVGIFRIPIEYYTFLRILVSVGALIVLYNTLSFKQYYFSIIFLIILILFNPIFPIYLYRKNVWIPIDTVTGILFLLINFVENLEQKKEEEITEEASEHSQQSRVPSRDRIINPKKPKEE